One genomic segment of Stigmatella erecta includes these proteins:
- a CDS encoding S8 family serine peptidase: MMGWMKPGALVALILGPLLTVQGCTKKEEPGAAPPRAPRLAPHSRALASGAQVLRAPEGAEYVEGQVLVRFKKGTGHSLAAAAHARLGAQVLRTYRSLPGWQLVTVPKASLKDTLAAYRKDPSVEHVEPNLVYRLSALPNDPRFGDLWGLHNTGQAGGTADVDINAPEAWELTRGSRAAGVIAVIDTGLDYTHADLQANLWTNPGEVPGNHVDDDGNGFIDDVHGINAITLSGDPMDDNEHGTHCAGTIAGAGHNTTGVVGVNWSAQLMACKFLDAGGSGTLADAVTCLDYVHQMKTRTAQPVNIVATNNSWGGGAYSLALQEAITQQRDDGTLFVTAAGNNATDNDSLAAYPGNYFLSNILSVAAHDRDDALADFSSYGQRTVHLAAPGVDIVSTVPGSGYEAFDGTSMATPHVAGVIGLLKAQDPDRDWRQLKNLVLAGAVNSAAAQGKTLTGKRLRASDTGGKGSLTCNNQVFSSRVRPLQSTASVTTQEPLQIVAYHINCDAPAGVLAVTVTPGNETFLLQDNGQHGDEAAGDGMYTGYFEPGAPGTYTLTLPDGETLNVQTALSYVRTEVPLEWRTFAGTSLEQGDDTVTPLSSPFPIPFAQGPGQSLLNISMNGVLSFSSTEIGFTNVALPDSGHTTLVAPFWDDLYPGPTPGDNVYWGVRGVAPRRELVVEWRNVHHRDTRADDPADTLTFQVVFFEDKADILFNYQDVLVNHPDLDQGASATVGIQTAGLAAVQHSSNAPTLRSGTALLWRLQTPSTAPVVQPLSVTPDTLTEGDPVTLTMSFSDADGDTDGPWTVQFDTDFPGWFTPDIVHETAQQGSLSASAPVYASGTVLMAVRVTDASGTRSLVEKFPVTVADVAPVLDSLVTAGAAQENRPTALTVSFSDPGLDAPWKVEWDLDHDGVTFSPDRVSTVSSAGNVTLEHLFPQDGTFTVAARITDKDGVRSNVQVLAVTVEDLAPALSALQGNTSLTEGSAFQLTSSFSNPGDTAAPWKVQWDYDYDGTTFTVDAEESRLTDGAITLSGIASDSGARPYALRVVDADGSISEVRTLTLDIAEAHPHAAELKALVLTGGGMEPSTMTFDLRAHSGAEESSADPLKAFLWDFEGDGTFDALTSTPYALHTFRDNAAGGQPFTTVVRVMDEDSYTELSIPVPVQNVVPTLAPPAPVEAVEGSLLALRLTATDPGSDTLTFSASGAPEGLNVTADGLLLWTPRFAQGSGEGKPHTVTVTVTDDDGASDSKALTLTVRWKDADGDGMADSWEEAHGLDPARDDAAEDRDGDGVNNLEEFLSEHGGLLLPEAAVAHAPLSGTQVDAPELVLTTENVTEAGHLTTVRYQFQLFAGWDFTQPVRDVTVDQTPGATTSATLTDGTESETLEDLTDNASYTWRVRATDEALHGPWSVLQSITFNPVNDAPGAPRPAHPLDGTQVSTGTPTLITDNALDIDDEVLTYTFTLATDPELRQPLLTSHTTVAGAHGSTAWTVPSALAPATTYYWRVTAEDPHGATAHSPVASFSTALGRPSNHEPGLPGLAEPSADGHVASFTPTLVAHAAQDADGDTLSYVFELDTTARFSTPDHPVSPPVALDADGQVRWRTPELKENTRYFWRIRALDGFSASEWALNAFIVNTRNDAPSAPVALNPSDAIISSRTPTLRIQNAVDPEGDELTYIFEVRRADGRLVASGQGVTEEGQAQTRFTLPDQLHRGGTYVWTAYATDSSGTAGPRSAKARFRVHRGSDRTPGSDDRYGGCSTGGGAVGSLLPLVALGLGRLRRSRRAPRSRPD; encoded by the coding sequence ATGATGGGTTGGATGAAGCCGGGGGCGCTGGTGGCCCTGATCCTCGGACCGCTCCTGACGGTCCAGGGGTGCACGAAGAAGGAAGAGCCAGGAGCCGCCCCGCCCCGCGCGCCCCGCCTGGCCCCACACTCGCGCGCGCTGGCCTCCGGGGCTCAAGTCCTTCGAGCGCCGGAGGGGGCCGAATACGTCGAGGGCCAGGTGCTGGTGCGATTCAAGAAGGGCACCGGGCACTCCCTGGCCGCGGCCGCCCACGCCCGGCTGGGGGCGCAAGTGCTGCGCACGTACCGCTCCCTGCCCGGGTGGCAGCTCGTCACGGTGCCCAAGGCGTCCCTGAAGGACACCCTGGCGGCGTACCGGAAGGATCCCAGCGTCGAGCACGTGGAGCCCAACCTCGTCTACCGCCTCAGCGCGCTGCCCAATGATCCCCGCTTCGGAGACCTCTGGGGCCTGCACAACACCGGGCAGGCGGGGGGCACGGCCGACGTCGACATCAACGCCCCGGAGGCCTGGGAGCTGACCCGGGGCAGCCGCGCCGCGGGCGTCATCGCGGTCATCGACACCGGCCTCGACTACACCCACGCGGACCTCCAGGCCAACCTGTGGACCAACCCGGGCGAGGTGCCGGGCAACCACGTGGACGACGATGGCAACGGCTTCATCGACGACGTCCACGGCATCAACGCCATCACCCTCAGCGGCGATCCGATGGATGACAACGAGCACGGCACGCACTGCGCGGGCACCATCGCCGGGGCGGGCCACAACACCACCGGCGTGGTGGGGGTGAACTGGTCCGCCCAGCTCATGGCCTGCAAGTTCCTGGATGCCGGAGGCAGCGGCACCCTGGCGGATGCCGTCACCTGCCTCGACTACGTCCACCAGATGAAGACGCGGACCGCCCAGCCGGTCAACATCGTCGCCACCAACAACTCGTGGGGAGGCGGGGCCTACTCGCTGGCGTTGCAAGAGGCCATCACCCAGCAACGCGACGACGGCACCCTCTTCGTGACCGCAGCGGGCAACAACGCCACCGACAACGACTCCCTGGCCGCGTACCCGGGCAATTACTTTCTCTCCAACATCCTCTCCGTGGCCGCGCACGACCGGGACGATGCGCTCGCGGACTTCTCCAGCTATGGCCAGCGCACCGTGCACCTCGCGGCGCCGGGGGTCGACATCGTCAGCACCGTGCCGGGCAGCGGGTATGAGGCGTTCGATGGCACCTCGATGGCCACCCCGCATGTGGCCGGCGTGATTGGACTGCTCAAGGCCCAGGATCCGGACCGCGACTGGCGGCAGCTCAAGAACCTGGTGCTCGCCGGCGCGGTGAACTCCGCCGCCGCCCAGGGCAAGACGCTGACGGGCAAGCGGCTGCGCGCCTCGGACACGGGCGGCAAGGGCTCGCTCACGTGCAACAACCAGGTCTTCTCCAGCCGGGTGCGGCCCCTCCAGTCCACCGCCTCCGTGACCACGCAGGAGCCGCTGCAGATCGTCGCCTACCACATCAACTGCGACGCACCGGCGGGCGTGCTGGCCGTCACCGTGACGCCCGGCAACGAGACGTTCCTGCTCCAGGACAACGGGCAGCACGGGGACGAGGCGGCCGGAGACGGCATGTACACCGGCTATTTCGAGCCGGGCGCCCCGGGCACCTATACCCTGACGCTGCCGGACGGGGAGACGCTGAACGTCCAGACGGCCCTGAGCTACGTGCGCACGGAGGTGCCCCTGGAGTGGCGCACGTTCGCGGGGACCTCCCTGGAGCAGGGAGACGACACTGTCACGCCCCTCTCCAGCCCCTTCCCCATCCCGTTCGCCCAGGGGCCCGGGCAGAGCCTGCTGAACATCAGCATGAACGGCGTGCTGTCCTTCAGCAGCACGGAGATTGGCTTCACCAACGTCGCGCTGCCGGACTCGGGCCACACCACGCTGGTGGCGCCCTTCTGGGATGATCTCTACCCAGGCCCCACCCCCGGGGACAACGTGTACTGGGGCGTGCGGGGCGTGGCCCCCCGCCGGGAGCTCGTGGTGGAGTGGCGCAACGTCCACCACCGGGACACCCGCGCGGATGATCCCGCCGACACCCTGACCTTCCAGGTGGTCTTCTTCGAGGACAAGGCGGACATCCTCTTCAATTATCAGGACGTGCTCGTCAACCACCCGGACCTGGACCAGGGCGCGAGCGCCACCGTGGGCATCCAGACCGCCGGGCTGGCCGCGGTCCAGCACAGCAGCAACGCACCCACCCTGCGGAGCGGCACGGCGCTGCTGTGGCGCCTCCAGACGCCCAGCACCGCCCCGGTGGTCCAGCCGCTCTCGGTCACCCCGGACACGCTCACCGAGGGAGACCCCGTCACCCTCACGATGTCCTTCAGCGATGCGGACGGGGACACGGACGGCCCCTGGACGGTCCAGTTCGACACGGACTTCCCCGGCTGGTTCACCCCGGACATCGTCCATGAAACCGCCCAGCAGGGCAGCCTCTCCGCCTCGGCGCCGGTGTACGCGAGCGGAACGGTCCTGATGGCGGTGCGCGTCACGGATGCCAGCGGAACCCGCTCCCTCGTGGAGAAGTTCCCCGTCACCGTGGCCGACGTGGCCCCCGTGCTCGACAGCCTCGTTACCGCCGGTGCTGCCCAGGAAAACAGGCCCACCGCCCTCACCGTCTCCTTCTCGGATCCAGGGCTGGATGCGCCCTGGAAGGTGGAGTGGGACCTCGACCACGATGGCGTCACCTTCTCGCCGGACCGGGTGTCCACCGTCTCCTCGGCCGGAAACGTCACCCTCGAGCACCTCTTCCCCCAGGATGGCACCTTCACCGTCGCCGCGCGCATCACCGACAAGGACGGGGTGCGGAGCAACGTCCAGGTGCTGGCCGTCACCGTCGAGGACCTGGCCCCCGCGCTGAGCGCCCTTCAAGGCAACACGTCACTGACCGAGGGCAGCGCCTTCCAGCTCACCTCCTCCTTCAGCAATCCGGGCGACACCGCCGCGCCGTGGAAGGTCCAATGGGACTACGACTACGACGGGACCACCTTCACCGTGGATGCGGAGGAATCCCGGCTCACCGATGGGGCCATCACCCTCTCCGGCATCGCCTCGGACTCGGGCGCACGCCCGTATGCCCTGCGCGTGGTGGATGCCGATGGCAGCATCTCCGAGGTGCGCACCCTCACGCTGGACATCGCCGAGGCCCACCCGCACGCGGCGGAGCTGAAGGCCCTGGTCCTCACGGGCGGAGGAATGGAGCCCTCCACGATGACCTTTGATCTGCGCGCACACAGCGGCGCGGAGGAGTCCTCCGCCGATCCCCTCAAGGCGTTCCTGTGGGACTTCGAGGGCGATGGCACGTTCGATGCCCTGACCTCCACGCCCTACGCCCTGCACACCTTCCGCGACAACGCGGCCGGAGGGCAGCCCTTCACCACCGTCGTGCGCGTGATGGATGAGGACAGCTACACCGAGCTGTCCATCCCCGTCCCGGTCCAGAACGTGGTCCCCACCTTGGCACCGCCCGCCCCGGTGGAGGCCGTGGAGGGCAGCCTGCTCGCGCTGCGGCTCACGGCCACGGACCCCGGCTCGGACACGCTGACCTTCAGCGCCAGCGGCGCCCCGGAGGGCCTGAACGTGACGGCCGATGGCCTGCTGCTGTGGACGCCCCGCTTCGCGCAGGGCAGCGGCGAGGGGAAGCCCCACACCGTCACCGTCACCGTCACCGATGACGATGGTGCCTCGGACTCGAAGGCCCTCACCCTCACCGTCCGGTGGAAGGACGCCGATGGCGATGGGATGGCGGACAGCTGGGAGGAGGCGCACGGCCTGGATCCCGCGCGCGACGACGCGGCCGAGGACCGGGACGGCGACGGGGTGAACAACCTCGAGGAGTTCCTCTCCGAGCACGGGGGGCTGCTCCTCCCCGAGGCGGCCGTGGCCCACGCGCCCTTGTCTGGCACCCAGGTGGATGCGCCCGAGCTGGTGCTCACCACGGAGAACGTGACGGAGGCGGGCCACCTCACCACGGTGCGCTACCAGTTCCAGCTCTTCGCCGGCTGGGACTTCACCCAGCCGGTCCGCGACGTCACGGTGGACCAGACCCCGGGGGCCACCACCTCGGCCACGCTGACGGATGGCACGGAGAGCGAGACGCTGGAGGACCTCACGGACAACGCCTCCTATACCTGGCGCGTGCGCGCCACGGATGAGGCGCTCCACGGCCCCTGGAGCGTGCTGCAGTCCATCACCTTCAACCCCGTCAACGATGCCCCGGGCGCCCCGCGTCCGGCCCACCCCCTGGACGGGACGCAGGTGTCCACCGGCACGCCCACGCTCATCACCGACAACGCGCTCGATATCGACGATGAGGTGCTCACCTATACATTCACGCTCGCCACGGACCCGGAGCTGCGCCAGCCGCTGCTCACTTCCCATACCACCGTGGCGGGCGCTCACGGCAGCACGGCCTGGACCGTGCCTTCGGCCCTCGCGCCCGCCACCACGTATTACTGGCGGGTCACGGCGGAGGATCCCCACGGGGCCACGGCCCACAGCCCCGTGGCCTCCTTCTCCACCGCCCTCGGCCGTCCGTCCAACCATGAGCCGGGCCTGCCCGGGCTCGCGGAGCCGTCCGCCGACGGCCACGTGGCCTCGTTCACCCCCACGCTCGTGGCCCATGCCGCGCAGGATGCCGATGGGGACACGCTCTCCTATGTCTTCGAGCTCGACACCACCGCGCGCTTCAGCACCCCGGACCACCCGGTCTCTCCGCCCGTGGCCCTGGACGCGGACGGCCAGGTGCGCTGGCGGACGCCCGAGCTGAAGGAGAACACGCGCTACTTCTGGCGCATCCGGGCGCTGGATGGCTTCTCCGCGAGCGAGTGGGCGCTCAACGCGTTCATCGTCAACACGCGCAATGACGCCCCCTCGGCCCCCGTCGCGCTCAATCCCTCCGACGCCATCATCTCCAGCCGCACGCCCACCCTGCGAATCCAGAACGCCGTGGACCCCGAGGGGGATGAGCTCACCTACATCTTCGAGGTGCGGCGGGCCGATGGGAGGCTGGTGGCCTCGGGCCAGGGTGTGACCGAGGAGGGCCAGGCCCAGACGCGCTTCACCCTCCCCGACCAGCTCCACCGGGGCGGGACGTATGTCTGGACCGCCTACGCGACGGACTCCTCCGGAACCGCGGGGCCCCGTTCCGCCAAGGCCCGCTTCAGGGTCCACCGGGGCTCGGACCGCACGCCGGGCTCCGATGACCGCTACGGGGGATGCAGCACGGGCGGCGGCGCGGTGGGAAGCCTCCTGCCGCTGGTGGCCCTGGGGCTCGGGCGGCTTCGCCGGTCCCGCCGCGCGCCCCGGAGCCGTCCGGACTGA
- the plsX gene encoding phosphate acyltransferase PlsX, with translation MVGTSQDLKDITIAFDVMGSDHGPEEVVRGAAQLSLESPHIHALLVGDRDAIDAVLAETKHRAERISVQHVSEFIAMDEKPGEALARKKNASVAVAAQLVAEGEAHALVSAGNTGACVLACARFFQLIPGVRRAALAAVYPTRGTRGEKEDPFSLILDVGATVEATAEDLVTFAVMGSAYARIISRNERPKVALLSNGVEPQKGPPRVVEAHARLSSMAGVNFVGNVEGVDIPKGTVDVIVTDGFMGNVCLKMLEGVHDTVVELAQYAYKEKLRWRAGLAMLSSGIQRIKDITDWEQYGGAPVLGFDRIFIKAHGRSKARAITNAGKVAAKAVAHQLGTAIQEGLPR, from the coding sequence ATGGTGGGCACGTCGCAGGACCTCAAGGACATCACCATTGCCTTCGATGTGATGGGCAGCGATCACGGACCCGAGGAGGTGGTGCGGGGTGCCGCGCAGCTCTCCTTGGAGTCGCCCCACATCCACGCGCTGCTGGTGGGAGACCGCGATGCCATCGACGCGGTGCTCGCCGAGACGAAGCACCGCGCCGAGCGCATCTCCGTGCAGCACGTGAGCGAGTTCATCGCCATGGACGAGAAGCCGGGCGAGGCGCTGGCGCGCAAGAAGAACGCCTCGGTGGCGGTGGCCGCCCAGCTCGTCGCCGAGGGCGAGGCGCACGCGCTCGTCTCCGCGGGCAACACGGGGGCGTGCGTGCTGGCGTGCGCGCGCTTCTTCCAGCTCATTCCCGGGGTGCGCCGGGCGGCGCTGGCGGCGGTGTACCCCACGCGCGGCACCCGCGGGGAGAAGGAGGATCCGTTCTCCCTCATCCTGGACGTGGGGGCCACGGTGGAGGCCACGGCGGAGGACCTGGTCACCTTCGCGGTGATGGGCTCGGCGTACGCGCGCATCATCTCCCGCAACGAGCGCCCCAAGGTGGCGCTGCTCTCCAACGGGGTGGAGCCGCAGAAGGGGCCGCCCCGGGTGGTGGAGGCGCACGCGCGCCTGTCCAGCATGGCGGGCGTGAACTTCGTGGGCAACGTGGAGGGCGTGGACATTCCCAAGGGCACCGTGGACGTCATCGTCACGGACGGCTTCATGGGCAACGTGTGCCTGAAGATGCTGGAGGGCGTGCACGACACGGTGGTGGAGCTGGCCCAGTACGCCTACAAGGAGAAGCTGCGCTGGCGCGCGGGGCTGGCCATGCTCTCCAGCGGCATCCAGCGCATCAAGGACATCACCGACTGGGAGCAGTACGGCGGGGCGCCGGTGCTCGGCTTCGACCGCATCTTCATCAAGGCGCATGGGCGTTCGAAGGCGCGCGCCATCACCAACGCGGGCAAGGTGGCGGCCAAGGCCGTGGCGCACCAGCTCGGCACCGCCATCCAGGAAGGCCTGCCCCGGTGA
- a CDS encoding MFS transporter, with product MEEPARRASLRAVFGIVALDLIGFGILIPQLGVYGVKFGASAFTAGLLVSVYSLMQLLFAPVLGRLSDRYGRRPVLLVSLAGSLAGYVLFAFAHSLPLLFLARIIDGVSGGNIATAQAYVADVTRPEERAKGMGLIGAAFGLGFVLGPALGGFLGAWGGNLAIGLFAAGLAGLNLLVTYLFLPESLQQGRSPGAPVRSVRGALGALRLPVVGRCLALILLFTTAFAQMEGTFSVFLLSRFLSSGPVPLEGGLFFLGASASPEALAQASLRTGWLFALVGVLSAVLQGGLLRRLLPDRHPAPGTGSRTGREAVLVGVGFAVTALGLAVLPLAPTYGWLFPAMGLLAVGSAFTHPSLSAVVSLHAPAERQGAVLGTYQAFSSLGRILGPALGGWFFTRFGPAMPYGTAAGMLGVGAALALGLVSRMRMADAGARQSP from the coding sequence ATGGAGGAGCCTGCCCGGCGCGCATCCCTGCGCGCCGTCTTTGGTATCGTGGCGCTGGACCTCATCGGGTTCGGCATCCTCATCCCGCAGCTGGGGGTGTACGGAGTGAAGTTCGGCGCCTCGGCCTTCACGGCGGGGCTGCTGGTGTCCGTGTACTCGCTGATGCAGCTGCTGTTCGCCCCGGTGCTGGGGCGGCTGTCGGACCGGTATGGCCGCAGGCCCGTGCTCCTCGTGAGCCTGGCGGGCTCCCTGGCCGGCTATGTGCTGTTCGCCTTCGCCCACTCGCTGCCGCTGCTGTTCCTGGCGCGCATCATCGACGGGGTGAGCGGGGGCAACATCGCCACCGCCCAGGCGTACGTGGCGGATGTCACCCGTCCCGAGGAGCGTGCCAAGGGCATGGGGCTCATCGGCGCCGCGTTTGGCCTGGGCTTCGTGCTGGGCCCGGCGCTGGGTGGTTTCCTGGGGGCCTGGGGCGGCAACCTGGCCATTGGCCTGTTCGCCGCGGGGCTCGCGGGGCTCAACCTGCTCGTCACCTACCTCTTCCTGCCGGAGTCCCTCCAGCAGGGCCGCTCGCCGGGGGCACCGGTGCGCTCGGTGCGTGGGGCCCTCGGCGCGCTGCGGCTGCCGGTGGTGGGCCGGTGCCTGGCCCTCATCCTGCTGTTCACCACCGCCTTCGCGCAGATGGAGGGCACCTTCTCGGTGTTCCTCCTCTCCCGGTTCCTCTCCTCGGGGCCGGTGCCGCTGGAGGGGGGGCTCTTCTTCCTCGGCGCCAGCGCGAGCCCGGAGGCGCTGGCCCAGGCCAGCCTCCGCACCGGCTGGCTGTTCGCCCTGGTGGGCGTGCTGTCGGCCGTGCTGCAGGGCGGGCTGCTCCGGAGGCTGCTGCCGGACCGGCACCCCGCGCCCGGCACGGGCTCCCGGACGGGCCGGGAGGCGGTGCTGGTGGGGGTGGGATTCGCGGTGACAGCACTGGGACTCGCCGTGCTACCGCTGGCGCCCACCTATGGCTGGCTCTTCCCGGCCATGGGGCTGTTGGCGGTGGGCTCGGCCTTCACCCACCCCTCCCTGTCCGCGGTGGTGTCCCTGCACGCGCCGGCGGAGCGGCAGGGGGCTGTGTTGGGTACCTATCAAGCCTTCAGCTCCCTGGGGCGGATTCTGGGTCCGGCGCTGGGAGGATGGTTCTTCACCCGCTTTGGCCCGGCCATGCCGTATGGCACGGCGGCGGGGATGCTGGGGGTGGGCGCGGCCCTGGCACTGGGATTGGTGTCGCGCATGCGAATGGCGGACGCGGGCGCGCGGCAAAGCCCGTAA
- the gltC gene encoding adventurous gliding motility protein GltC has protein sequence MRTSRLLRFALLGLTLVWASPAPAQSFEGLDTPGASKKKRGKQASKKKKPARGKKAVPAEAPPEAESTPAEAPAEAAAEEAPTPSPGVAPDPVPTPEAAPAPAQTEGLGLDLTGSSSKGTAPTMSFDAVDVSGKTADRQRLDVAVSLFKNDEYEQASMSAYEVLQDPKMSGLHTEARYVVAKALYRMGLYHSALGEFSKILALGPQTKFFKTSLEWLFFISRKTKNETVVLDEIARYANYEFPEKFRSEFRYLLARYHFVRGRALDQVGQTAEADKSFEEVKRLALTVPRTDAFYPRVKFLQGIALFRFGTKQKSADGRRGDTNMMQSIEAMKEVVRLTRPNPAKGGEEAKLDQSLRELAFMQLARTHYGMQQNRYAIFYFNKIERGTTQWLESMFESSWANYRVGQYEQALGNLITLSSPFFREEYFPEALILKAVIYYENCRYRESTLILQDFERTYLPVHDQLDKLVKENRNADEYYGVLSEVQKKNKEGLEKNGTDIILERILRLALTDQDLKKTNDSILELENEMDLFGEKKDTFKYSELSKALLEGLKEQRVSLISRAGIMAKGKLESELMALKQLLANGLRIKFETTTKEKEFLEEQLKAGGRTAIVKKYRYSVAVPDDQLYWPYEGEYWRDELGTYQYTMTKGCIERDSANRDVQASSQAR, from the coding sequence ATGCGCACCTCCCGACTCCTCCGTTTCGCCCTGCTCGGGCTTACGCTCGTGTGGGCCAGCCCCGCCCCTGCCCAGAGCTTCGAGGGCCTCGACACGCCCGGCGCTTCGAAGAAGAAGCGCGGCAAGCAGGCTTCCAAGAAGAAGAAGCCCGCGCGTGGCAAGAAGGCCGTCCCGGCCGAGGCGCCCCCCGAGGCCGAGTCCACGCCCGCCGAGGCTCCGGCCGAGGCGGCCGCTGAAGAGGCGCCCACGCCCTCGCCGGGCGTCGCGCCGGATCCGGTGCCCACGCCGGAGGCTGCCCCCGCGCCCGCGCAGACCGAGGGGCTGGGGCTGGACCTGACGGGCAGCTCGTCCAAGGGCACCGCGCCCACCATGTCCTTTGATGCGGTGGACGTGTCCGGCAAGACCGCGGACCGGCAGCGCCTGGACGTGGCCGTGTCGCTCTTCAAGAACGACGAGTACGAGCAGGCCTCCATGTCGGCCTACGAGGTGCTCCAGGACCCGAAGATGTCGGGCCTGCACACCGAGGCGCGCTACGTGGTGGCCAAGGCCCTGTACCGCATGGGGCTGTACCACTCGGCGCTCGGCGAGTTCTCGAAGATCCTCGCGCTGGGCCCCCAGACGAAGTTCTTCAAGACGAGCCTGGAGTGGCTGTTCTTCATCAGCCGCAAGACGAAGAACGAGACGGTCGTTCTCGATGAGATCGCCCGCTACGCCAACTACGAGTTCCCCGAGAAGTTCCGCAGCGAGTTCCGTTACCTGCTGGCGCGCTACCACTTCGTGCGCGGCCGCGCGCTCGACCAGGTGGGGCAGACGGCCGAGGCGGACAAGAGCTTCGAGGAAGTGAAGCGGCTGGCGCTGACGGTGCCGCGCACCGACGCGTTCTACCCGCGCGTGAAGTTCCTGCAGGGCATCGCGCTGTTCCGCTTCGGCACCAAGCAGAAGAGCGCCGATGGGCGCCGCGGCGACACCAACATGATGCAGTCCATCGAGGCGATGAAGGAAGTCGTCCGCCTCACGCGTCCCAACCCCGCCAAGGGCGGCGAGGAGGCGAAGCTGGATCAGTCCCTGCGCGAGCTGGCGTTCATGCAGCTGGCCCGGACGCACTACGGCATGCAGCAGAACCGCTACGCCATCTTCTACTTCAACAAGATCGAGCGCGGCACCACGCAGTGGCTGGAGTCGATGTTCGAGTCGAGCTGGGCCAACTACCGCGTGGGCCAGTACGAGCAGGCGCTGGGCAACCTCATCACCCTGTCCTCGCCCTTCTTCCGGGAGGAGTACTTCCCCGAGGCGCTCATCCTCAAGGCGGTCATCTATTACGAGAACTGCCGCTACCGCGAGTCCACCCTCATCCTCCAGGACTTCGAGCGCACCTACCTGCCGGTGCACGACCAGCTGGACAAGCTGGTGAAGGAGAACCGCAACGCCGACGAGTACTACGGCGTGCTCTCCGAGGTGCAGAAGAAGAACAAGGAGGGGCTGGAGAAGAACGGCACGGACATCATCCTGGAGCGCATCCTGCGCCTGGCCCTCACGGATCAGGACCTGAAGAAGACCAACGACTCCATCCTCGAGCTGGAGAACGAGATGGATCTGTTTGGCGAGAAGAAGGACACCTTCAAGTACTCCGAGCTGTCCAAGGCCCTGCTGGAGGGGCTCAAGGAACAGCGCGTCTCGCTCATCTCGCGCGCGGGCATCATGGCCAAGGGCAAGCTGGAGTCGGAGCTGATGGCGCTCAAGCAGCTCTTGGCCAACGGGCTGCGCATCAAGTTCGAGACGACCACGAAGGAGAAGGAGTTCCTCGAGGAGCAGCTCAAGGCGGGTGGGCGCACGGCCATCGTGAAGAAGTACCGGTACTCGGTGGCGGTGCCGGATGATCAGCTCTACTGGCCGTACGAGGGTGAGTACTGGCGCGACGAGCTGGGCACCTACCAGTACACGATGACCAAGGGTTGCATCGAGCGCGACTCGGCCAACCGCGACGTCCAGGCGTCGAGTCAGGCGCGGTAA
- a CDS encoding phosphatase domain-containing protein, which produces MSLPDRIDPPPPKRIYRWDLDKTYLRTDFDSFRDLVRTAMQKAHQKVAVPGASALIKELADKGDSRLCIVSGSPTQMRAVLEEKLKLDGVKWDEFVLKDNVGNLLRGRFRALRGQVGYKLPAILESRASAPVEAEEVLFGDDAEADAFIYSLYADLIAGRVDERVLNQVMEAGSVYPDDAERVRQAWKKIPVADPVRRIFIHLDRLTPPAHFAAYGPRVVPIFNYFQAALVLLADGHLTAPQVIKIAVEMVQTAGHNIITLSNSFQDLLRRGLPLQQAAVALSQALDGPNGLLQAMRPVPDIIAAFTKRLAALGTPPPPPRVQAVDYLALVAHALPRTHKDRKK; this is translated from the coding sequence GTGAGCCTGCCGGACCGCATCGATCCCCCGCCGCCGAAGCGCATCTACCGGTGGGACCTGGACAAGACATACCTGCGCACGGACTTCGACTCGTTCCGGGACCTGGTGCGCACCGCGATGCAGAAGGCCCACCAGAAGGTGGCCGTGCCGGGGGCCTCCGCGCTCATCAAGGAGCTGGCGGACAAGGGTGACTCCCGGCTGTGCATCGTCTCCGGCAGCCCCACGCAGATGCGCGCGGTGCTGGAGGAGAAGCTCAAGCTGGACGGGGTGAAGTGGGACGAGTTCGTCCTCAAGGACAACGTGGGCAACCTGCTGCGCGGGCGCTTCCGGGCGCTGCGCGGGCAGGTGGGCTACAAGCTGCCCGCCATCCTGGAGAGCCGGGCGAGCGCCCCCGTCGAGGCCGAGGAGGTGCTCTTCGGGGATGACGCGGAGGCCGATGCGTTCATCTACTCGCTCTATGCGGACCTCATCGCCGGACGGGTGGACGAGCGCGTGCTCAACCAGGTGATGGAGGCAGGCTCCGTCTACCCGGATGACGCCGAGCGGGTGCGCCAGGCCTGGAAGAAGATCCCCGTGGCGGACCCCGTGCGCCGCATCTTCATCCACCTGGACCGGCTGACGCCGCCGGCCCACTTCGCGGCGTATGGCCCGCGCGTGGTGCCCATCTTCAACTACTTCCAGGCGGCGCTGGTGCTGCTGGCGGATGGGCACCTGACGGCCCCGCAGGTCATCAAGATCGCCGTGGAGATGGTGCAGACGGCGGGGCACAACATCATCACCCTGTCCAACTCGTTCCAGGATCTGCTGCGGCGCGGCCTGCCGCTGCAACAGGCCGCGGTGGCGCTGTCCCAGGCGCTGGACGGGCCCAACGGCCTCTTGCAGGCGATGCGGCCGGTGCCAGACATCATCGCCGCCTTCACCAAGCGCCTGGCCGCCCTCGGCACGCCGCCCCCGCCTCCCCGGGTGCAGGCGGTGGACTACCTCGCGCTGGTGGCCCACGCCCTGCCGCGCACCCACAAGGACCGCAAGAAGTAG